Within the Streptomyces sp. NBC_00554 genome, the region ACCAACCGGGGATGCCCCTTTTGTGGGGCATCCCCGGCTGGGATCGCTCAAGTCATCGAGACGCCTGGAGAATTCAGACGAGCTCGGTGACGGTACCGCCGGCGGCGGTGATCTTCTCCTTGGCGGAGCCGGAGACGGCGTCAACCGTCACCTGCAGCGCCACGGTGATCTCGCCCTGGCCGAGGACCTTGACGAGGCTGTTCTTGCGAACCGCACCGTTGGCGACGAGCCCCTCGACAGTGACTTCGCCACCCTCCGGGTACAGCGACGCCAGCTTGTCGAGGTTCACGACCTGGTACTCGGTCTTGAACGGGTTCCGGAAGCCCTTGAGCTTCGGAAGACGCATGTGGAGGGGCATCTGGCCACCCTCGAAGCGCTCCGGAACCTGGTAACGGGCCTTCGTGCCCTTGGTACCACGACCAGCCGTCTTACCCTTCGACGCCTCACCACGACCCACACGGGTCTTGGCGGTCTTGGCGCCCGGGGCGGGACGGAGGTTGTGGATCTTGAGCGGGTTGTTCTCACCCATGTTCAGTCGACCTCCTCAACCGTCACGAGGTGGCGGACGGTGTGAACCATTCCGCGGAACTCGGGGCGGTCCTCCTTGACGACCACGGTGTTGATCCCCTTGAGACCAAGGGACCGCAGGGTGTCACGGTGGTTCTGCTTGCTGCCGATGTACGACTTCGTCTGCGTGACCTTGAGGCGAGCCATTACGCACCCGCTCCCGCACGTGCACGAAGCAGAGCCGCGGGGGCGACGTCCTCGAGGGGCAGACCGCGGCGGGCCGCGATCTCCTCGGGACGCTGCAGGCCCTTGAGGGCCGCCACAGTCGCGTGCACGATGTTGATCGCGTTGGACGAGCCGAGCGACTTCGACAGGATGTCGTGAACGCCGGCGCACTCCAGGACAGCACGCACCGGGCCACCGGCGATAACGCCGGTACCGGGGGAAGCAGGCTTGAGCAGGACGACGCCCGCGGCCTTCTCGCCCGTGATCGGGTGCGGGATGGTGCCCTGGATACGGGGGACCTTGAAGAAGTGCTTCTTGGCCTCTTCAACACCCTTGGCGATCGCGGCCGGCACCTCCTTGGCCTTGCCGTAACCGACACCGACGGTGCCGTCACCATCGCCCACTACGACGAGCGCAGTGAAGCTGAAGCGACGACCACCCTTCACAACCTTGGCAACGCGGTTGATCGCGACAACGCGCTCAACGTAGGCGGTCTTCTCGGCGGCAGCTGCGCCACCGTCGCGACCCTTCCGGTCCCGCCGCTCGCCGCCACCGGCACCGCTTCCGCGGCGCTGGGGTCCAGCCATTGGAATTACCTCTCTCTGTTTCCGCTAGCTACGGAACCGACTCAGAACTTGAGTCCGGCTTCGCGGGCGGCGTCCGCCAGAGCGGCAATGCGCCCGGCGTACTGGTTTCCACCACGGTCGAATACGACAGCCTCGACACCGGCGGCCTTGGCGCGCTCGGCAACCAGGGCGCCGACCGACTTGGCCTGCGCGGACTTGTCGCCCTCGGCACCGCGGACGGTCGTGTCCAGGGTCGACGCCGACGCCAGGGTGTGACCCTTAACGTCGTCGATGACCTGGGCCACGATGTGGCGGTTGGAGCGCGTCACGACCAGGCGCGGACGCTCAGCCGTACCCGAGATGTGCTTACGGATCCGGATGTGACGACGCTTGATGGCAGCACGCTTGTAAGCGTCGCCCTTAGCAATCTTGACACCGTATGCCATGGCTTACTTACCCGCCTTTCCGACCTTGCGGCGGATGACTTCGCCTTCGTACTTGACACCCTTGGCCTTGTACGGGTCGGGCTTCCGCAGCTTGCGGATGTTGGCCGCAACCTCTCCGACCTTCTGCTTGTCGATGCCCTCGACCGAGAAGTGCGTCGGGTTCTCGACCTTGAACGAGATGCCCTCGGGCGCCTCGACCGTGATCGAGTGGCTGTAGCCGAGCGAGAACTCCAGGTTGGAGCCCTTCGCCAGGACGCGGTAACCGACACCGCTGATTTCGAGCTTCTTCACGTAACCCTGGGTCACGCCGGTGATCATGTTCGCCACCAGCGTGCGGGACAGGCCGTGCAGGGCCTTGTTCTGACGCTCGTCGTTCGGGCGGGTGACATTGAGAATGCCGTCCTCACCCTTGGCGACATCGATAGGCGCCGCGACGGTGTGGGAGAGAGAGCCCTTGGGGCCCTTCACCTGGACCGTACGGCCGTCGATGGTGACGTCCACGCCGGCGGGAACCGTGATGGGGAGCTTGCCAATACGCGACATAGCTTTTTCCTCCGTTCCCTTCCGCTACCAGACGTAGGCGAGAACTTCTCCGCCTACGCCCTTCTTGCCGGCCTGCTGTCCAGTGAGGAGACCGTGCGACGTGGAGATGATCGCCACGCCGAGGCCACCGAGCACCTTGGGCAGGGAGGTGGACTTCGCGTACACACGCAGACCCGGCTTCGAGATCCGCTTGATGCCCGCGATGGAGCGCTCACGGTTCGGGCCGAACTTCAGCTCGAGGACGAGCTTCTTGCCGACCTCGGCGTCCTCGACCTTCCAGCCGGTGATGAAGCCCTCCTGCTGGAGGATCTCCGCGATGTGAGACTTGATCTTGCTGTGCGGCATCGCGACATCGTCGTGGTACGCCGAGTTCGCGTTACGCAGACGAGTAAGCATGTCTGCGATGGGATCAGTCATGGTCATGAATTGGCCTTCGGCCTCTCTCGCCGGGGTTTCCAGTGCGCCATCCCTCTCCCCACTCAGTGGCGGGACGGGTGCGGTGCGGGGACCTACGGCGTAGTAAGTCGTACGGGCGGCAGGCGCCCAACCCTCCTAGCCTAAGCCATGGAGAGCAGGGCACCTTACCGACCCATTGCTTACCGAGAGCCTCGGGTAATCCCAACTAAGGGATTACCAGGAGCTCTTGGTCACGCCCGGCAGCTCGCCACGGTGAGCCATCTCACGAAGGCAGATGCGGCACAGGCCGAACTTGCGGTACACGGAGTGCGGACGGCCGCAGCGCTGGCAGCGCGTGTAGCCACGTACGCCGAACTTGGGCTTACGAGCAGCCTTGGCAATCAGAGCCTTCTTCGCCATCTCGGTTACGCCTCCTTGAAGGGGAAGCCGAGGTGACGGAGAAGGGCGCGGCCCTCAGCGTCGTTGGTCGCCGTGGTGACCACGGTGATGTCCATACCCCGGACGCGGTCGATCTTGTCCTGGTCGATCTCGTGGAACATGACCTGCTCCGTGAGACCGAAGGTGTAGTTGCCACGGCCGTCGAACTGCTTGGGGGACAGACCACGGAAGTCGCGGATGCGCGGAAGCGCGAGCGACAGGGTGCGGTCCAGGAACTCCCACATGCGGTCGCCACGGAGCGTGACGTGGGCACCGATCGGCTGACCCTCACGCAGCTTGAACTGCGCGATGGACTTGCGGGCCTTGGTGACGGCCGGCTTCTGACCGGTGATCGTGGTCAGGTCACGGACGGCACCGTCCATGAGCTTCGAGTCACGGGCGGCGTCGCCGACACCCATGTTGACCACGATCTTGACGAGGCCGGGAACCTGCATGACGTTCGCGTACGCGAACTCTTCAAGCAGCTTGCCCGCGATCTCCTCGCGGTACTTCGTCTTGAGACGCGGAGTCGTGGTGGTAGCCATCAGATGTCCTCACCCGTCCGCTTGGCAACGCGGATCTTGTTGCCCTCGTCGTCGAAGCGGTAACCGACACGCGTGACGACCTTGTTGCCGTCCTTCTCAACGACCAGCTGGACGTTGGAGACGTGGACGGGCGCCTCGGTCGTGACGATGCCGCCGGCCTGCGAACCCTTTGCGGTCGGGCCGGCCTTGGTGTGCTTCTTGACCCGGTTGACACCCTCGACCAGGACGCGGTCCTCGCGGGGGTAGGCCGCAATGACCTTGCCCTGCTTGCCCTTGTCCTTGCCGGTGATGACCTGAACCGTGTCACCCTTCTTGATCTTCATGCTTACAGCACCTCCGGCGCGAGCGAGATGATCTTCATGAACTTCTTCTCGCGCAGCTCCCGGCCCACCGGGCCGAAGATACGGGTGCCACGAGGGTCGCCGTCGTTCTTGAGAATGACAGCGGCGTTCTCGTCGAAGCGGATGTACGAGCCGTCCGGACGGCGGCGCTCCTTGACGGTGCGAACGATGACCGCCTTGATGACGTCACCCTTCTTCACATTGCCGCCGGGGATCGCGTCCTTGACGGTGGCGACGATGACGTCGCCGATGCCCGCGTAGCGGCGACCGGAGCCACCGAGCACACGGATGCAAAGGATTTCCTTCGCACCAGTGTTGTCGGCGACACGCAGTCGCGACTCCTGCTGGATCACGTCTATCTCCTGATTGTCTGCCGGTTCCCGGGGCGGGGTCGGCCTTTACGGCGACCCCGCCCCGAGCCTGGCGGAACCAACCTGAGGGAAACCCCTCAGGTAATTACTTGGCCTTCTCGAGGATCTCGACGATGCGCCAGCGCTTCGTCGAGGACAGCGGCCGGGTCTCCATCAGGAGGACGCGGTCGCCGATGCCGGCGGCATTCTGCTCGTCGTGGGCCTTGAGCTTGCTGGTACGGCGGATGACCTTGCCGTACAGCGCGTGCTTGACGCGGTCCTCGACAGCGACGACGACGGTCTTGTCCATCTTGTCGCTGACGACGAGACCCTCACGGGTCTTACGGAAGCTACGAGCCTCAGCGGTCTCGGTCACGTTGTTCTCACTCATCAGGCGCTCTCCACCGTCTCGATGCCCAGCTCGCGCTCACGCATCAGGGTGTAGATCCGCGCGATGTCCTTGCGGACGGCCTTGAGCCGCCCGTGGTTCTCGAGCTGACCGGTCGCCGCCTGGAAGCGGAGGTTGAACAGCTCTTCCTTGGCTTCGCGAAGCTTCGCGAGAAGCTCCTCGTCACCCAGTTCGCGCAGCTCGGACGCCTTGGTACCGGCCGACATCACGCTTCACCTGCCTCGCGCTTGACGATCCGGCACTTCATCGGCAGCTTGTGGGCTGCGCGAGTAAGGGCCTCACGGGCGATCTTCTCGTTGGGGTAGGACAGTTCGAACATGACCCGGCCCGGGTGCACGTTCGCGACCCACCACTCGGGCGAACCCTTACCGGAACCCATGCGGGTCTCGGCAGGCTTCTTGGTCAGCGGGCGGTCCGGGTAGATGTTGATCCAGACCTTGCCGCCACGCTTGATGTGGCGGGTCATCGCGATACGCGCCGCCTCGATCTGGCGGTTGGTCACGTAAGCCGGCGTGAGGGCCTGAATGCCGTACTCGCCGAACGAGACCTGCGTACCGCCCTTGGCCTGACCACGGCGCTTCGGGTGGTGCTGCTTGCGGTGCTTGACCCTACGAGGGATCAGCATGTCGGTCAGGCCTCCGTTCCGGTGCTCTCAGCCGGAGCGGCAGCGGCGGCGGGAGCGGCGGCCTTGGGGGCCTCGGCTGCCGGCGCGGACTGCTGCTGCGGCTTGCGGCCGCGGCCGCCACGCTCGCCACCACGGGCACCACCACGGGCCGGGCGGTCACCGCCGCCACCCGCGCCACCGCGCGCCGGGCGGTTACCCGCACGGGCAGCGGCGTTCTCGGCGCGGACCTCGGCGATGTTCTTGACGTTGCCCTTGTAGATCCAGACCTTCACGCCGATGCGGCCGAAGGTCGTCTTGGCCTCGAAGAAGCCGTAGTCGACGTTCGCGCGGAGCGTGTGCAGGGGCACACGGCCCTCGCGGTAGAACTCCGAGCGGGACATCTCGGCGCCGCCGAGACGTCCACCACACTGGATCTTGATGCCCTTGGCGCCGGCCTTCATCGACGACTGCATGCTCTTACGCATGGCACGCCGGAAGGAGACGCGGGAGGACAGCTGCTCGGCAACGGCCTGAGCAACCAGCTGAGCGTCCGTCTCGGGGTTCTTGACCTCGAGGATGTTCAGCTGGACCTGCTTGCCCGTGAGCTTCTCGAGGTCGCCGCGGATGCGGTCGGCCTCGGCGCCACGGCGGCCGATGACGATGCCGGGACGCGCGGTGTGGATGTCCACACGCACACGGTCACGGGTGCGCTCGATCTCAACCTTCGAGATGCCGGCGCGCTCCATGCCGGACGTCATCATCCGACGGATGGCGACGTCTTCCTTGACGTAGTCCTTGTACAGCTTGTCGGCGTACCAACGGGACTTGAAGTCCGTGGTAATGCCGAGCCGGAACCCATGCGGGTTAACCTTCTGGCCCATTACCGGGTTCCTTCCTTGCTGCTGACGACCACGGTGATGTGGCTGGTCCGCTTGCGGATCCGGTAGGCACGGCCCTGGGCGCGCGGACGGAACCGCTTCAGGGTCGGACCCTCGTCGACGTACGCCTCAGAGATGACAAGGCTGCCGGCGTCGGTGTGGTCGTAGTTGTGCGCGGCGTTGGCGATGGCGCTGTCGAGCACCTTGCCAACCGGCACGCTCGCGGCCTGCGCGGCGAAACGCAGGACCGCCTGAGCCTCCGTGGCATCCATGCCACGGATAAGGTCCACCACACGGCGGGCCTTCATGGGCGTAACGCGGATGTACCGCGCCTGGGCCCTGGCTTCCATGGTTGTCCTTCCAGTGTCTGTCATGGTCGATTCCACCCCGCGCTAGCGGCGCTTCGTCTTCCGGTCGTCCTTGACGTGACCCCGGAAGGTGCGCGTCGGCGAGAACTCGCCGAGCTTGTGGCCGACCATCGACTCGGTGACAAACACCGGGATGTGGATCTTGCCGTTGTGCACCGCGATCGTGTGACCGAGCATGGCCGGGATGATCATCGAGCGACGGGACCAGGTCTTGATGACGTTCTTGGTGCCGGCTTCGTTCTGTACGTCCACCTTCTTGATCAGGTGGTCGTCGACGAAGGGCCCCTTCTTGAGACTGCGCGGCATCTAAACCCGCTCCTAGCGCTTCTTGTTCGACTTGCGGCGGCGGACGATGTACTTGCTCGAAGCCTTCTTCGGCGAGCGAGTACGACCCTCCTTCTGACCCCACGGGGAGACCGGGTGGCGACCACCGGAGGTCTTGCCCTCACCACCACCGTGCGGGTGGTCAACCGGGTTCATCGCCACACCGCGAACGGACGGGCGGACGCCCAGCCAGCGCTTGCGGCCGGCCTTACCCCAGTTGATGTTGCTCTGCTCGGCGTTGCCGACCTCGCCGACCGTGGCGCGGCAGCGCTGGTCGACCAGACGGATCTCACCGGAGGGCATGCGGAGGTGGGCCATGGTGCCCTCCTTCGCGAGCAGCTGCACCGAGGCGCCGGCGGAGCGGGCGAACTTGGCGCCGCCACCCGGACGGAGCTCGATCGCGTGGATCGTGGTACCGACCGGGATGTTGCGGAGCGCCAGGTTGTTGCCCGGCTTGATGTCGGCCCCAGGACCGTTCTCGACGCGGTCGCCCTGCGACAGGTTGCGGGGGGCGAGGATGTAACGCTTCTCGCCGTCCGCGTAGTGCAGCAGCGCGATGCGCGCGGTGCGGTTGGGGTCGTACTCGATGTGCGCGACCTTCGCCGGCACGCCGTCCTTGTCATGGCGACGGAAGTCGATGACGCGGTAGGCGCGCTTGTGTCCGCCACCCTGGTGGCGAACGGTCACACGACCGGAATTGTTACGGCCGCCCTTGCTGTGCAGGGGGCGAACCAGCGACTTCTCCGGCGTGGACCGCGTGACCTCGACGAAGTCGGCGACGCTGGAGCCACGGCGGCCCGGCGTAGTCGGCTTGTACTTGCGGATTCCCATTTCTCAGTCCTCGTCCGATATTCGGACCAGGGCGCTCCGTTAGGAGGCCTGGCCGAAGATGTCGATACGGTCGCCCTCAGCGAGGGTCACGATCGCGCGCTTGGTGTCAGCACGCTTACCGAAACCGCTCTTGGTCCGCTTGCGCTTACCCTGACGGTTGATCGTGTTGACGCCGGTGACCTTGACCGAGAAGACCGCCTGGACGGCCTGCTTGATCTGGGTCTTGTTGGCGCCCGGCGCGACGACGAAGGTGTACTTGCCCTCGTCGAGCAGCGCGTAGCTCTTCTCGGAGACGACCGGCTTGAGAAGGACGTCACGGTGGTCCGTGAAGCTCTTGCTCAGCGGCGTCTCGACGGTGTTCTTGCCCTCGGTCTCGTGGCGCTTCGCCTTGGCGATGCGCGCGACCTTCTTGGCCTTGGCGGCCTTCGAGGCAATGCTCGGGTGACGCGTAGCCATCAGGCTTCGCTCCCTTCGGTGTCAGCGGCCTGGGGGCCAGACACGAAGGACTCGAAAGCGGCCTGGGTGAAGACCACGTCGTCCGAGACGAGAACGTCGTACGTGTTCAGCTGGCCCGGCTCCAGGATGTGGACCTGGGGCAGGTTGCGCGCGGAAAGCAGCGCGGCCTCGTTGGAGCGCTCGATGACCAGGAGCACGTTCTTGCGCTCCGAGATCTTGCCGAGGAAGCTCTTCGCGGCCTTGGTGGAGATGGTCTCGCCGTCGATCACGTCGGTGATGACGTGGATGCGAGCGTTGCGGGCCCGGTCGGTGAGGGCGTGGCGCAGGGCCGCGGCCTTCATCTTCTTCGGGGTCCGCTGCGAGTAGTCACGCGGCGTGGGGCCGTGGACGACGCCACCGCCGGCGAACTGCGGGGCGCGGGTCGAACCCTGACGGGCGCGGCCGGTGCCCTTCTGGCGGTAAGGCTTGCGGCCACCACCGCGGACCTCGCCACGACGCTTGACCTTGTGCGTGCCCTGACGGGCAGCGGCCAGCTGTGCGACGACGACCTGGTGGAGCAGCGGGATGCTGATCTTCTCTACATCGAAGATCTCGGCCGGGAGCTCAACAGTCCCAGCGGTGTCGCCGGAGGGCGACTGAATGTCAATGGTGGTCATGTTCCTCAGACCCCCTTCGCCGCGGTACGGACCAGGACGAGGCCGCCGTTCGGACCGGGGATGGCTCCCTTGATGAGGAGCAGTCCCTTCTCCGCGTCAACAGCGTGAACGGTCAGGTTCTGTGTGGTGACCCGCTCGTTGCCCATACGGCCCGCCATACGCATGCCCTTGAACACACGGCCGGGGGTGGCACAGCCACCGATGGAACCGGGCGAGCGGTGCTTGCGCTGGACACCGTGTCCGGCGCCGAGGCCACGGAAGTTGTGGCGCTTCATGACACCGGCGAAGCCCTTGCCCTTGCTCTTGCCGGTCACGTCCACCTTGACGCCGGCCTCGAAGGTCTCGGCGGTGATCTCCTGGCCGAGGGTGTACTCGCTGGCGTCAGCGGTACGGATCTCGACGAGGTGGCGGCGGGGGGTGACGTCGGCCTTGGCGAAGTGACCCTTGAGGGGCTTGTTCACCTTGCGAGGGTCGATCTCGCCGAAGGCGATCTGGACCGACTCGTAGCCGTCGGAGTCATTCGTACGGACCTGGGTCACGACGTTCGGACCGGCCTTGACGACGGTGACGGGAACAACACGGTTGTTCTCGTCCCACACCTGCGTCATGCCGAGCTTCTCGCCCAGGATGCCCTTGATCTGCTTAGCCATTCTCAGATCACCGATCCCTAGAGCTTGATCTCGATGTCGACACCGGCCGGGAGGTCGAGTCGCATCAGGGAGTCAACGGTCTTGGGAGTCGGGTCGAGAATGTCGATCAGGCGCTTGTGCGTGCGCATCTCGAAGTGCTCGCGCGAGTCCTTGTACTTGTGCGGCGACTTGATGACGCAGTACACGTTCTTCTCAGTGGGCAGCGGCACCGGGCCCGCGACCGACGCACCAGTACGCGTCACCGTCTCGACGATCTTCTTCGCCGAGGAATCGATGACCTCGTGGTCGTAGGCCTTGAGCCGGATGCGGATCTTCTGTCCCGCCATGGCTACTCAGTAGTCCTTTGTCTAGTGAAACGCTCTGGAACCCGGGGGTTCGCGTCCCGTCCTCCGACCCACGCGGTCGGGTGTGTCGCGCTCCTGCCGCACAGATATCCGTTACGGATTTTCCCTGCGAGGGACGCGGCCCGCCCGAAAGCAACCGCTGGACCGGGGGCTGGAACACCCACCGGGTGCCTGGCCTGCACCCCGCTGACACTTCCCGAAAGATTCCCGTACGTCCGCCTCAGCGCTGCCTTACGGCAGTTGAGGCGACGAGTACTGTGGGACTCGCTTCCGGTCCTCCCGACGGGAGACGCGCAGCATCGGCACTCGACCGAGCAACTCCGACAGTCTGCCATACGGGGCATGGGCCTGGCCAATCGAGCCGAGGATCGTACCCCGAAGGTGACGCAGGTCAAACACAGGCTCGGTCCATCGGGCCCTGTTCCTGATCAAGCCGTGTTTCCGGCGTTGCGCAGCCGGGCGAAGGAGGTGTCGAGCCCCTTCTTCAGCAGCCGCGCCACGGGACGCTCCACGAAGCGGTGGACCAGGTAGCTCAGGACCAGGAAGCCGGCGATCACGGCGACGACCAGCAGCCGGGGGTCCATGGTGTCGTGCAGGCGGTTGATCAGCGCCGTACCGGCCGCGTAGTGCATCAGATAGAGCGGGTACGTCATGGTGCCGGCGGTGACGAGCCACTTCCAGCGGATCCGGTCGGTCATGCCGAGCGCGATACCAACCATGACCAGCAGGAACACCGTGAAGATCAGCACGGCACCGCGCCAACTGGAGACGTGCTCGACCGAGTCGATCCGGTGCCCCAGCTCCAGCTGACCCATCAGCCACGACATGGCGAGGATGCCCCACAGCAGCAGGTCCTGGCCGAAGCGGTGCATGAGGTAGAGGGCGAGCCCCGCGATGAAGTACCAGGCACCCTCGGGGTTGGCGACGAGCACCAGCAGGGGGAACTTGGACACCGGGGCGAGCATCGCCGCGGCACCCCACACGCAGCAGAAGATCACGACCCTGCGGTACGTCAGGCCGGCGGCGACGACGATCATGAAGAGCAGGTAGAAGCGCAGTTCCGCCCAGAGGGTCCAGTAGACGCCGTCGGCGTTGGCCACATCCGAACCGGACTGCAGCATCGTGAAGTTGAGCAGGATCTCCCGCAGCCGCAGTCGCTCCCACACCCCGGGTACGGCCACCAGGACGGCCGTGGTGAAGGCGATGGCGAACCAGTACGCCGGGTAGAGCCGGATCACCCGCGAGACGAAGAACTGCCGCGGGGTGCGCCCCCAGCACGACATGCAGATCACGAACCCGCTGATCACGAAGAAGATCTCGACGCCGATCCAGCCGTATGTGGCGACGCGGAACACGTTGGGCATGATGTCGGACACCGGACGGTCCCAGATGATGTTGCCCGGCTGGTTGCTCCGGTTCGTGCCGGCGAAGTGGTGCACGGCCACCATCAGCGCGGCGGCTATCCGGATGCCGTCGATGGCGTACAGCCGGGTGCCCGCCCGCTGCGCGCGAGCGGTGGCGGGCTTCCCCTCCCGGACGGGCGCGGGCGGCTGCACCAACCGCTCGGCCGCGGCGACACCGGTGCGCCAGTCCGACTCGGCGAGCGGGGGAAGCGGCTGTTTCAACCCACCCGCGCCCCGCACGGGTATCGCCGATTCGCCTGCCGCGCCGCGCATGAGCACCCACCCGCCATCACAAGGGAATCCGGAGCCGAACAGCCACCGGAACGGCTCAGGCTACGACCGTCACAACCACCCCACAGCGACCAGACAAGAACATTACTCACGCGCGAGACCCACAGTTGCCGAAACCGCCACCGAGACGCCGCACGGCGTTCCCCGATGCTTCACCTGGCGAAGGCGGAAGCTTCAACTCCGGGAGGCGGGCGCCTACTCGGGCCGGAGAGTCCAGACGGGTGAGCCCTGGGGCGGCAGCGGGCGGACCCGCAGCCGCGTGAAGTCGATGGCCGCGTCCGCGTGTACGTCTCCCGTCGGAAGCCGATCCCTTTCGTCGGGGTAGTAGTACGCGCCATGGGCCCAGAATTCCGGGCCCTCGTGACACATGAGGTCGGGGTAAGGCTCGATGTCCAGGCCCTGATACCTCTCATTGATCCTGGCCACCGCCTCGGCACGGGAAATCCCGAATCGTCCCACCATTTCGCTCGCCATCTCGCGAAAGTATCCGAGCATCCCTTCATCGAGACGCAGCAGGAACTCCGCGGTTCTCGCGTCACGGCCCCGCTTGGGCGGCCAGGACCAATCCCCGTCACCCATGCTGGATTCCTCCTGTCCCGTGCTGATGGCCGGCTCAGTCCCAGGGCAGGCGCTCCGGCTTGCGTTTCCACCACTCCCCGAGCTCGACCTCGGGCTTCTCCTTCGTGGGACGAACCCACGCGCGTAGAGAACGCTCCGAGTCCGGCACACTCGCGCCGCGGAAGCGCGCGTCCAGGCGCGCCAGCAACTGCCCGAGCGCGCCTTCTCGCACCTCCAACGGCATGGCGCGCATCGACTCCCCCAGCGCGTCCCGCGAATCGAGATCATTGCCGTAGGCGCTGATGGGATAGAAGTCCTCGCTCGACCACCCTGGTTCCATCCGGCGCACCACACGTTCCCAGGAGGCGACCCGGTCCGCCACCGAGTACACGGGCTCCGAAATCGACGCCCGTAGCCCCGGCGCGACCCGCGCCCGTTCCACCTCGAGACGTTCGGCGTCACACCGCGCGATCACCTCGAGCACCGTTCTGGTCAACTCCGCCCATGCGGCACCCGTTTCCGGCGCTGCCCAGAACAGGTCGTAGGACGCCCTCTTTCCGTCTCGCCGCGTCACGCGGTGCTCCTCCGCTCCCAAATCCAGGGGACACCGGCCACATACGGAACCCACCCGCTCACGGGCGGCGTCCGCGCAGGGCCCGCCAGGCATCGCCCACGGCATCCTCTGACCGCGTCCACCAGTACTCCAGTTTGTCCAGCACGGTGATACGCACCATCTGCCA harbors:
- the rplX gene encoding 50S ribosomal protein L24, producing MKIKKGDTVQVITGKDKGKQGKVIAAYPREDRVLVEGVNRVKKHTKAGPTAKGSQAGGIVTTEAPVHVSNVQLVVEKDGNKVVTRVGYRFDDEGNKIRVAKRTGEDI
- the rplF gene encoding 50S ribosomal protein L6; amino-acid sequence: MSRIGKLPITVPAGVDVTIDGRTVQVKGPKGSLSHTVAAPIDVAKGEDGILNVTRPNDERQNKALHGLSRTLVANMITGVTQGYVKKLEISGVGYRVLAKGSNLEFSLGYSHSITVEAPEGISFKVENPTHFSVEGIDKQKVGEVAANIRKLRKPDPYKAKGVKYEGEVIRRKVGKAGK
- the rplN gene encoding 50S ribosomal protein L14, with translation MIQQESRLRVADNTGAKEILCIRVLGGSGRRYAGIGDVIVATVKDAIPGGNVKKGDVIKAVIVRTVKERRRPDGSYIRFDENAAVILKNDGDPRGTRIFGPVGRELREKKFMKIISLAPEVL
- the rpsC gene encoding 30S ribosomal protein S3, with the translated sequence MGQKVNPHGFRLGITTDFKSRWYADKLYKDYVKEDVAIRRMMTSGMERAGISKVEIERTRDRVRVDIHTARPGIVIGRRGAEADRIRGDLEKLTGKQVQLNILEVKNPETDAQLVAQAVAEQLSSRVSFRRAMRKSMQSSMKAGAKGIKIQCGGRLGGAEMSRSEFYREGRVPLHTLRANVDYGFFEAKTTFGRIGVKVWIYKGNVKNIAEVRAENAAARAGNRPARGGAGGGGDRPARGGARGGERGGRGRKPQQQSAPAAEAPKAAAPAAAAAPAESTGTEA
- the rpmC gene encoding 50S ribosomal protein L29 is translated as MSAGTKASELRELGDEELLAKLREAKEELFNLRFQAATGQLENHGRLKAVRKDIARIYTLMRERELGIETVESA
- a CDS encoding type Z 30S ribosomal protein S14: MAKKALIAKAARKPKFGVRGYTRCQRCGRPHSVYRKFGLCRICLREMAHRGELPGVTKSSW
- the rpmD gene encoding 50S ribosomal protein L30, translating into MARLKVTQTKSYIGSKQNHRDTLRSLGLKGINTVVVKEDRPEFRGMVHTVRHLVTVEEVD
- the rplV gene encoding 50S ribosomal protein L22, whose amino-acid sequence is MEARAQARYIRVTPMKARRVVDLIRGMDATEAQAVLRFAAQAASVPVGKVLDSAIANAAHNYDHTDAGSLVISEAYVDEGPTLKRFRPRAQGRAYRIRKRTSHITVVVSSKEGTR
- the rpsQ gene encoding 30S ribosomal protein S17 — protein: MSENNVTETAEARSFRKTREGLVVSDKMDKTVVVAVEDRVKHALYGKVIRRTSKLKAHDEQNAAGIGDRVLLMETRPLSSTKRWRIVEILEKAK
- the rplO gene encoding 50S ribosomal protein L15, giving the protein MGENNPLKIHNLRPAPGAKTAKTRVGRGEASKGKTAGRGTKGTKARYQVPERFEGGQMPLHMRLPKLKGFRNPFKTEYQVVNLDKLASLYPEGGEVTVEGLVANGAVRKNSLVKVLGQGEITVALQVTVDAVSGSAKEKITAAGGTVTELV
- the rplP gene encoding 50S ribosomal protein L16, encoding MLIPRRVKHRKQHHPKRRGQAKGGTQVSFGEYGIQALTPAYVTNRQIEAARIAMTRHIKRGGKVWINIYPDRPLTKKPAETRMGSGKGSPEWWVANVHPGRVMFELSYPNEKIAREALTRAAHKLPMKCRIVKREAGEA
- the rplR gene encoding 50S ribosomal protein L18, producing MAYGVKIAKGDAYKRAAIKRRHIRIRKHISGTAERPRLVVTRSNRHIVAQVIDDVKGHTLASASTLDTTVRGAEGDKSAQAKSVGALVAERAKAAGVEAVVFDRGGNQYAGRIAALADAAREAGLKF
- the rpsE gene encoding 30S ribosomal protein S5 encodes the protein MAGPQRRGSGAGGGERRDRKGRDGGAAAAEKTAYVERVVAINRVAKVVKGGRRFSFTALVVVGDGDGTVGVGYGKAKEVPAAIAKGVEEAKKHFFKVPRIQGTIPHPITGEKAAGVVLLKPASPGTGVIAGGPVRAVLECAGVHDILSKSLGSSNAINIVHATVAALKGLQRPEEIAARRGLPLEDVAPAALLRARAGAGA
- the rpsS gene encoding 30S ribosomal protein S19, whose translation is MPRSLKKGPFVDDHLIKKVDVQNEAGTKNVIKTWSRRSMIIPAMLGHTIAVHNGKIHIPVFVTESMVGHKLGEFSPTRTFRGHVKDDRKTKRR
- the rplE gene encoding 50S ribosomal protein L5, whose translation is MATTTTPRLKTKYREEIAGKLLEEFAYANVMQVPGLVKIVVNMGVGDAARDSKLMDGAVRDLTTITGQKPAVTKARKSIAQFKLREGQPIGAHVTLRGDRMWEFLDRTLSLALPRIRDFRGLSPKQFDGRGNYTFGLTEQVMFHEIDQDKIDRVRGMDITVVTTATNDAEGRALLRHLGFPFKEA
- the rpsH gene encoding 30S ribosomal protein S8, with the protein product MTMTDPIADMLTRLRNANSAYHDDVAMPHSKIKSHIAEILQQEGFITGWKVEDAEVGKKLVLELKFGPNRERSIAGIKRISKPGLRVYAKSTSLPKVLGGLGVAIISTSHGLLTGQQAGKKGVGGEVLAYVW